The following proteins come from a genomic window of Novosphingobium aromaticivorans DSM 12444:
- a CDS encoding LysR family transcriptional regulator, with product MKRIALYHLETLMWIARLGTFRAAAERLNTTQPAISARVREIEDQLGISIFRREGRNMVLTARGRRLVQECEPLWAGFEKALLTASGFEGATGVVRIGSGEIAAASCLPGFVNTVERDLPGVTLELELDLTARMFQQLLGGTIDLAFLAGPVASPGIRTAPIGSVGLVWAASSATAAAGGFARPLPVWSIPDHSPLHGVTVESLAANGVAPRSIATCNNVRTLIEIVIGGGGAAVFPEPMVRAELEAGRLVEVLPRPGRTVRFEAAIRSTESDPLVLELFRRAGDLRIDG from the coding sequence ATGAAGCGCATTGCCCTCTACCATCTTGAAACACTTATGTGGATCGCGCGGCTCGGCACCTTTCGCGCGGCGGCGGAGCGACTCAACACTACCCAGCCCGCGATATCTGCCCGCGTCCGCGAGATCGAGGACCAGCTTGGCATCTCGATCTTTCGCAGGGAAGGCCGAAACATGGTGCTCACCGCACGCGGACGGCGACTGGTGCAGGAATGCGAGCCGCTTTGGGCAGGCTTCGAGAAGGCGCTGCTCACCGCATCCGGTTTCGAGGGCGCGACCGGCGTGGTGCGCATCGGCAGCGGAGAGATCGCGGCGGCCTCATGCCTTCCGGGGTTCGTCAACACGGTCGAACGCGATCTGCCCGGCGTCACTCTCGAACTGGAACTCGATCTTACCGCGCGCATGTTCCAGCAACTGCTGGGCGGGACGATCGACCTTGCCTTTCTTGCCGGACCCGTCGCCAGCCCCGGCATAAGGACCGCGCCGATCGGGTCGGTGGGGCTGGTCTGGGCGGCCAGCAGCGCCACGGCGGCGGCGGGCGGATTTGCCCGGCCGCTGCCGGTATGGTCGATTCCCGATCATTCGCCGCTGCACGGCGTGACTGTGGAATCGCTCGCAGCCAACGGCGTTGCGCCGCGCTCCATCGCAACCTGCAACAACGTGCGCACGCTGATCGAGATCGTCATTGGCGGCGGCGGCGCGGCGGTCTTTCCCGAACCGATGGTCCGGGCGGAGCTGGAGGCCGGTCGGCTGGTGGAAGTCCTGCCGCGCCCCGGCCGCACGGTGCGGTTCGAAGCCGCGATCCGCAGCACCGAAAGCGATCCCCTCGTGCTCGAACTGTTCCGCCGCGCCGGAGATCTGCGGATCGACGGCTAG